ATCACGAACTTTGAGATTTTCCCAATTTAAGTCAGGTTGTTTTTTACTGAATAAATGCAGATAATACTCACCTGTTTTTTCATCATATTCCCAAGCTGAACCGCTGAAAAAGGATTCCCAATTATTTGGTTCCTTCCCATTTTTGCCTCTTCTCCAAATGTAATAGTCACGATATGGGTTATCTTTCGATTTGCGTGATTGAACAAACCATGGATGTTGATCAGAAGTATGATTCACTACAAGATCCATAATCAGCTTTATTCCTCTTTTATGAACTTCAGCAAGAAGTTCTTCCCAATCTTCTATCGTTCCAAATTCATCCATAATATCATAGTAGTCACTTATATCATAGCCATTGTCATCATTGGGCGACTTATAAACGGGAGAAAGCCATATCACATCAACCCCAAGCTCTTTTAAATAATCTAATTTCGCTTGAATTCCTTTTAAATCACCCATTCCATCTCCGTTAGAGTCCATAAAACTTCTTGGATAAATTTGATAAACAACACTTTCTTTCCACCAATGATTTCCCATGATAAAAAACTCCTTTAACCCATATATTACGTTAAGAAAAAACTGGTTTTATATTAACCAGTTTTTTCTTAACTCTTTTAATTATTTCTTTAAATTATCCCAAGCAGACTGTAAATCATCTAAGAATTGTGCCTTCGTCTTTTGACCGCCAACGTAAGCTTGCATAATGGAACCAAATTCATTGATTACCCCATCTGGATATTTGAACCAGTTCCAGGAAAGGGTTTTGTTTTCATTGGAGTATTTAATAATATCATCGGCAAGCGCCCCTAATCCGGCAGCTTCAATGTTATCAAAAGCAGGAATAAACTTAAATTTCTCAACAATGTATTTCTTGCCAACATCTGAGGTTACCATCCAATTTAAGAACTTCTTGGCCTCATCCTTATTCGGTGAATTTTTATTAACAACCCAGTTATTCGGAACACCTACTGGAAGTTTATCCATAGCCTCGGCATCATTATTTATTGGTATTGGCAAGAAGCCCATATTAATATTCGGATTAATTTCCAAGATCATATTGGTCGTCCAATTTCCTTGTTGCATCATAGCAGTCTGACCACTGGCAAATTGAGTAACTTGTGTATTGTAATCCGTTGTTAAAGGATTTTTATTACCATATTTTATGGTTAAATCAAAAAGGTCCATGAATTGTTCGAATTTTTCATTTCCCGGAATTTTTGCTGTTCCGTTATTCAGACCCTGAATAAACTCATCTGGATCGGGTTGATGTGCAAACGGAATATTAAGCAAATGAATACCTAATACCCACCATTCGCCATAACCTACTGAAAAAGGTGTAATTCCCGCTGCATCCAATTGTTTTGCAGCCCTTTCTAACTCATCCAAAGTTTTAGGTAATTTTGTAATTCCTGCTTTGGCAAATAAATCTTTGTTATAGATAAATCCATATCCTTCTAAATTTAGAGGTTGACCATAAAGCTTTCCATCAATGGTCATAGGTACTTTTGCAGACGGATATACATTTTTTACCCAAGGTTGATCGGATAAATCTTCTAGTTTATCTAACCATGTTTGGGCCTCTGCAAATCCTCCGTTATTAAATATATCTGGCTCATTCCCAGACGCAAACTGTGCTTTTAATGCGGCACCATAGTCAGCACCACCACCTACAGTTTGAACATTGACCTTAACATTAAGGTTCTCTTTTTCATATTCCTTCGCTAATTGC
This Microaerobacter geothermalis DNA region includes the following protein-coding sequences:
- a CDS encoding ABC transporter substrate-binding protein, translated to MKRLTLITVILLTVVLLSACSSSKETSGSKSDQANKPAPAEKVDNKEQVTLNIFQFKVEIAEDLQQLAKEYEKENLNVKVNVQTVGGGADYGAALKAQFASGNEPDIFNNGGFAEAQTWLDKLEDLSDQPWVKNVYPSAKVPMTIDGKLYGQPLNLEGYGFIYNKDLFAKAGITKLPKTLDELERAAKQLDAAGITPFSVGYGEWWVLGIHLLNIPFAHQPDPDEFIQGLNNGTAKIPGNEKFEQFMDLFDLTIKYGNKNPLTTDYNTQVTQFASGQTAMMQQGNWTTNMILEINPNINMGFLPIPINNDAEAMDKLPVGVPNNWVVNKNSPNKDEAKKFLNWMVTSDVGKKYIVEKFKFIPAFDNIEAAGLGALADDIIKYSNENKTLSWNWFKYPDGVINEFGSIMQAYVGGQKTKAQFLDDLQSAWDNLKK